A genomic region of Manihot esculenta cultivar AM560-2 chromosome 15, M.esculenta_v8, whole genome shotgun sequence contains the following coding sequences:
- the LOC110601665 gene encoding protein NRT1/ PTR FAMILY 7.3, with product MACLEMSKEGKFKENQEECTLDGTVDWHGHPAIKKKSGQWVAGIIILLNQGLATLAFFGVGVNLVLFLTRVLQQDNADAANNVSKWTGTVYIFSLVGAFLSDSYWGRYKTCAIFQVIFVIGLVLLSLSSYLFLIKPKGCGDESTPCGSHSSLEVAFFYLSIYLVALGNGGYQPNIATFGADQFDEEDPKEGHSKVAFFSYFYLALNLGSLFSNTILGYFEDGGKWALGFWVSTGSALAALVLFLGGTARYRHFKPSGNPLSRFCQVIVAATKKCSVNMPENAEDLYDVDGKGCSANGNRRILYTHGFKFLDRAAFISSRDMDDKRQGGHNPWRLCPITQVEEVKCILRLLPIWLCTIIYSVVFTQMASLFVEQGAAMKTTISNFRIPPASMSSFDILSVALFIFLYRRVLDPLVSRIRNSKSKGLTELQRMGIGLVIAITAMVSAGIVECYRLKYARRDCTHCQGSSTLSIFWQVPQYALIGASEVFMYVGQLEFFNAQTPDGLKSFGSALCMTSISLGNYVSSLLVTMVMKISTVDHMPGWIPGNLNKGHLDRFYFLLAGLTTIDLAVYMACARWYKCIKLEGKSMENDDEDEDNFKV from the exons ATGGCTTGTTTGGAGATGAGTAAGGAG GGAAAGTTCAAAGAGAATCAAGAAGAGTGCACTCTTGATGGAACAGTTGATTGGCATGGTCATCCTGCTATTAAGAAGAAATCTGGACAGTGGGTTGCTGGAATTATCATCCTCC TGAACCAAGGACTAGCAACCCTTGCATTCTTCGGCGTAGGGGTGAACTTGGTGCTGTTCCTCACAAGAGTTTTACAACAGGACAATGCTGATGCTGCTAATAATGTTAGCAAATGGACTGGAACGGTCTACATCTTCTCTCTTGTCGGTGCTTTTCTCAGTGATTCCTACTGGGGAAGATACAAAACCTGTGCTATTTTTCAGGTTATTTTTGTCATT GGTCTGGTATTACTGTCACTGTCTTCATACCTTTTCCTGATCAAACCAAAAGGATGTGGTGATGAATCAACTCCATGTGGATCCCATTCAAGCCTGGAAGTTGCATTTTTTTACCTCTCTATTTATTTGGTTGCTCTCGGAAATGGAGGATATCAACCTAATATTGCTACATTTGGGGCTGATCAGTTTGATGAAGAGGACCCTAAGGAAGGGCACTCAAAAGTGGCATTTTTTAGCTACTTCTACCTGGCATTGAACCTGGGTTCCCTCTTCTCCAACACCATATTGGGTTACTTTGAGGATGGAGGCAAGTGGGCACTAGGCTTCTGGGTGTCGACAGGCTCCGCCTTGGCGGCATTGGTCTTGTTTCTTGGAGGAACAGCTAGATACAGGCACTTCAAACCTTCTGGTAACCCTCTCTCCAGGTTCTGTCAAGTCATAGTTGCTGCAACAAAGAAGTGCAGTGTCAATATGCCAGAAAATGCAGAGGACTtatatgatgtggatggaaAAGGCTGctctgcaaatggcaacagaaGGATACTCTACACTCATGGATTCAA GTTCTTGGATAGAGCAGCATTCATCTCATCAAGAGATATGGATGACAAAAGGCAGGGTGGTCACAACCCATGGCGCCTATGCCCAATCACACAAGTAGAAGAAGTTAAATGCATACTGAGATTACTCCCAATTTGGCTCTGCACCATAATCTACTCGGTCGTTTTTACACAGATGGCCTCTCTGTTTGTAGAACAAGGTGCTGCAATGAAAACTACCATCTCAAACTTCAGAATCCCTCCTGCCAGCATGTCTAGCTTTGACATTCTAAGTGTAGCACTTTTCATTTTCCTTTACCGTCGAGTTCTTGATCCACTCGTAAGCAGGATTAGAAACTCAAAATCGAAAGGATTGACTGAACTTCAAAGAATGGGTATCGGCCTCGTGATAGCTATAACGGCAATGGTTTCAGCTGGGATTGTGGAGTGCTATAGACTGAAGTATGCAAGAAGAGACTGCACACATTGCCAAGGCTCAAGCACCTTGAGCATCTTTTGGCAAGTTCCTCAGTACGCACTTATCGGAGCATCAGAAGTTTTCATGTATGTAGGCCAACTGGAATTCTTCAATGCACAAACACCAGATGGATTAAAGAGCTTTGGAAGTGCACTCTGCATGACATCTATATCACTAGGAAACTATGTGAGCAGCTTGCTGGTGACAATGGTTATGAAGATTTCGACTGTGGATCACATGCCTGGATGGATCCCAGGAAATCTGAACAAGGGTCACCTAGACAGGTTTTACTTCCTCTTAGCTGGTCTGACAACTATAGACTTAGCTGTGTATATGGCGTGTGCTAGGTGGTACAAGTGTATCAAACTGGAAGGAAAATCCATGGAGAACGACGACGAGGATGAAGACAATTTCAAAGTCTGA